A region from the Mustela erminea isolate mMusErm1 chromosome 10, mMusErm1.Pri, whole genome shotgun sequence genome encodes:
- the LOC116567597 gene encoding neuroblastoma breakpoint family member 6-like isoform X2 has translation MQSPCHQGPSSGNLTFPREQVQSSGAQTQPSTPVADSLQLQLDQHLDRGDNRARLSLSSAIGSLGTNMGSGDQPPLLRELALDASMCMKNPPKPERDAGEDSRDRQHGCQIHGHMKALRVMKQKIPKRILQFGQWRLACRFPGLQA, from the exons ATGCAGTCTCCCTGTCACCAAGGGCCATCCAGTGGAAACTTGACTTTCCCAAGAGAACAGGTGCAAAGTTCCGGGGCACAGACACAGCCAAGCACCCCGGTGGCTGATTCCCTGCAACTTCAGCTGGACCAGCATTTGGACCGTGGTGACAACAGAGCCAGGCTCAGCCTCTCCTCTGCCATCGGGAGCCTGGGCACCAACATGGGTTCTGGGGACCAACCGCCACTGCTCCGAG AACTGGCTTTGGATGCTTCCATGTGCATGAAGAACCCTCCCAAGCCGGAGCGTGATGCTGGTGAGGACTCGAGGGACAGACAGCATGGCTGTCAAATCCATGGCCACATGAAAGCCCTCCGTGTCATGAAACAGAAGATTCCCAAGAGAATACTGCAGTTTGGCCAGTGGAGACTGGCATGCAGATTCCCTGGTCTTCAAGCTTAG
- the LOC116567597 gene encoding neuroblastoma breakpoint family member 6-like isoform X1, whose product MLPYPPCNSRLCTELPVVEENDVPQDSLDECHLTSSIGHHLPDTWRPCTRASSTRDKEETFEGLDVDAPMQSPCHQGPSSGNLTFPREQVQSSGAQTQPSTPVADSLQLQLDQHLDRGDNRARLSLSSAIGSLGTNMGSGDQPPLLRELALDASMCMKNPPKPERDAGEDSRDRQHGCQIHGHMKALRVMKQKIPKRILQFGQWRLACRFPGLQA is encoded by the exons ATGCTGCCATA TCCTCCCTGTAACTCGAGGCTCTGCACGGAGCTGCCCGTGGTAGAAGAGAATGACGTGCCACAGGACTCCCTGGATGAATGTCATTTGACTTCTTCAATTGGCCATCACCTGCCAGACACCTGGAGGCCTTGTACAAGGGCCTCATCCACACGTGACAAGGAGGAAACCTTCGAGGGTCTGGATGTAGATG CTCCGATGCAGTCTCCCTGTCACCAAGGGCCATCCAGTGGAAACTTGACTTTCCCAAGAGAACAGGTGCAAAGTTCCGGGGCACAGACACAGCCAAGCACCCCGGTGGCTGATTCCCTGCAACTTCAGCTGGACCAGCATTTGGACCGTGGTGACAACAGAGCCAGGCTCAGCCTCTCCTCTGCCATCGGGAGCCTGGGCACCAACATGGGTTCTGGGGACCAACCGCCACTGCTCCGAG AACTGGCTTTGGATGCTTCCATGTGCATGAAGAACCCTCCCAAGCCGGAGCGTGATGCTGGTGAGGACTCGAGGGACAGACAGCATGGCTGTCAAATCCATGGCCACATGAAAGCCCTCCGTGTCATGAAACAGAAGATTCCCAAGAGAATACTGCAGTTTGGCCAGTGGAGACTGGCATGCAGATTCCCTGGTCTTCAAGCTTAG